From a region of the Lactuca sativa cultivar Salinas chromosome 4, Lsat_Salinas_v11, whole genome shotgun sequence genome:
- the LOC111917975 gene encoding myosin-9-like, which produces MAPQSCRLSATRFGRVTSSFHGTLQGIELPSFVDGDLSSGVEAGYTKVEAKYPTFLFKQQLTTYVEKIYGTIRDNLKKEISLSLRMCIQAPRISRASLVKGSSHTVSNSAQQTLIAHWQGIMKSLGSFLNVLKTNNVSVIFVCFFFVFLCLFIFSISNLFVKCF; this is translated from the exons ATGGCCCCACAAAGTTGTCGATTATCAGCTACTCGTTTTGGGAGGGTGACTTCT AGTTTCCATGGGACCCTTCAAGGAATCGAACTTCCTTCATTTGTGGATGGTGATTTGAGTAGTGGAGTTGAAGCTGGTTATACCAAAGTGGAAGCCAAGTATCCAACTTTTCTTTTTAAGCAACAGTTAACAACATATGTTGAAAAGATATATGGAACAATTCGAGATAATTTGAAAAAAGAAATATCCCTGTCACTCAGGATGTGTATTCAG GCACCGAGAATTTCGAGAGCCAGCCTGGTGAAAGGATCCTCGCATACGGTTTCCAATTCAGCTCAACAGACACTGATTGCTCATTGGCAAGGAATTATGAAGAGTCTTGGAAGTTTCTTGAATGTTCTAAAAACAAATAATGTTAGtgtgatttttgtttgttttttttttgtttttttgtgtttatttattttttctatttcTAACCTTTTTGTGAAATGCTTTTAG